In Eriocheir sinensis breed Jianghai 21 chromosome 12, ASM2467909v1, whole genome shotgun sequence, the following proteins share a genomic window:
- the LOC126997707 gene encoding cortactin-binding protein 2-like, translating into MGYGGNGGGKWWWWWWWVSGLTPFSRCRQFFPRGVVRGGRQGAARLAAAATPADPAPAAQRLVPSSSPSCAPPARHSLRHTCAPSEPRYPARRPAAPTMKVERASSVCSEDAPSSPDSVMSTGEAASLESPPSPGPITNPYDDQRIYSPAYTAPSPAYSTSSRGSSASEGESAGEASPACSPGYQRSSSPDFGFEFPPESGYPGVEQFGCQAEFVRAVQEGDPRELKRILTRYSQLVQINGFTADGQTALTQSCLDGNLEVVKMLVAHGASLHLTNRDGFSPLHLACWRGKYDVMQYLLRYASSRR; encoded by the coding sequence ATGGGTtatggtggtaatggaggtggtaagtggtggtggtggtggtggtgggtgtcggGGCTGACACCGTTCTCACGCTGCCGTCAGTTTTTCCCACGTGGTGTTGTGCGCGGCGGCCGCCAGGGCGCAGCACGgctcgccgccgctgccaccCCAGCAGACCCAGCGCCCGCCGCCCAGCGGTTAGTCCCTTCCTCGTCCCCGTCGTGTGCGCCGccagcccgccactcgctgcgcCACACATGTGCCCCGTCTGAGCCGAGGTATCCCGCGCGTCGTCCAGCCGCCCCGACCATGAAGGTGGAACGCGCCAGCTCCGTGTGCTCCGAGGACGCGCCGTCCTCGCCGGACTCCGTCATGTCCACGGGCGAGGCCGCCTCGCTGGAGTCCCCGCCCTCGCCGGGGCCCATCACCAACCCCTACGACGACCAGCGGATCTACTCCCCGGCCTACACCGCGCCCAGCCCGGCCTACAGCACCTCCAGCCGCGGTAGCAGCGCCAGCGAGGGCGAGAGCGCGGGCGAGGCCTCCCCCGCCTGCAGCCCGGGCTACCAGCGCTCCTCCTCGCCGGACTTCGGCTTCGAGTTTCCCCCGGAGTCCGGCTACCCCGGGGTGGAGCAGTTCGGGTGCCAGGCGGAGTTCGTGCGGGCCGTGCAGGAGGGCGACCCCCGCGAGCTGAAGCGCATCCTGACGCGGTACTCGCAGCTCGTGCAGATCAACGGCTTCACGGCGGACGGGCAGACGGCGCTGACGCAGTCGTGCCTGGACGGCAACCTGGAGGTGGTGAAGATGCTGGTGGCGCACGGCGCGTCGTTGCACCTAACCAACAGGGACGGCTTCTCCCCGCTGCACCTGGCCTGCTGGCGCGGCAAGTACGACGTGATGCAGTACCTGCTGCGCTACGCCTCCAGCAGACGGTAG